In one Shewanella loihica PV-4 genomic region, the following are encoded:
- a CDS encoding TapY2 family type IVa secretion system protein has translation MIKLLSTTICLISIALITPAYAKMKDYKCFITSVKKGGQVVFYRWEESQLPIRVAGLPGKQLTDAKGKKYFIKEVEECVPLSDSFTSDKANAVDKRTLR, from the coding sequence ATGATTAAGCTACTTAGCACAACGATATGTCTAATATCGATTGCACTGATAACACCTGCGTATGCAAAGATGAAAGATTATAAGTGTTTCATTACTAGTGTCAAAAAGGGAGGGCAAGTTGTTTTTTATAGGTGGGAAGAAAGCCAGTTGCCGATTAGAGTGGCCGGATTACCAGGAAAACAATTAACAGATGCTAAGGGAAAGAAGTACTTTATTAAAGAAGTTGAGGAATGCGTACCGCTGTCTGACTCCTTTACAAGCGATAAAGCAAATGCTGTAGATAAACGTACTCTCAGATAG
- a CDS encoding GspH/FimT family pseudopilin, with amino-acid sequence MMKNKNGFTLVELMVTIVVAGIILTIGLPSLISAYESVRVNRSIERIHNLMSFARNQAISYGATVNVCPFASATSCGTGTNWKGGIRVYLTDAGGTDKELRAIDGFDTNDSVKGSGPLITFSADGLSSSGSIIYCPNGKASESQSVTISSSGLISYGADGNSC; translated from the coding sequence ATGATGAAGAATAAAAATGGGTTCACACTCGTTGAACTCATGGTAACTATTGTCGTTGCAGGAATCATATTAACCATAGGGCTCCCATCTTTAATTTCGGCCTATGAAAGCGTCAGAGTAAATCGCAGTATTGAGCGTATCCATAACTTAATGTCTTTTGCCAGAAATCAGGCAATAAGTTACGGCGCGACAGTCAATGTCTGCCCTTTTGCCTCAGCAACCTCTTGTGGAACAGGGACAAATTGGAAGGGAGGAATTAGAGTCTATCTAACCGATGCGGGGGGAACAGACAAAGAACTAAGAGCAATAGATGGTTTTGACACTAATGATTCTGTCAAAGGTTCCGGCCCATTGATTACCTTTAGCGCAGATGGTTTATCTTCCAGCGGTTCTATTATCTATTGCCCAAATGGCAAGGCAAGCGAATCTCAAAGTGTAACAATAAGTAGCAGTGGCCTCATCTCTTATGGTGCCGATGGAAATAGCTGCTAA
- a CDS encoding GspH/FimT family pseudopilin, with product MKHHNGFTLIELMVTLAVATILLSVGLPSLTDLYQAYRADAAIKMIQQTLQFARNTAINYGLRVTVCPIKDNQCTNDWHLGLGVFTDSGTSNQLDGTDKLLMQTSSFDSGDFVYYNRASARFQPDGLASGSNGTLRYCPGSANSPYSKAVIVNQAGRIRFSKEKNISCNQ from the coding sequence ATGAAACATCATAATGGATTTACACTCATAGAATTAATGGTCACACTCGCCGTTGCGACCATACTCCTCTCGGTTGGCCTACCAAGTCTTACAGATCTCTATCAGGCTTACCGAGCCGACGCCGCGATAAAGATGATTCAACAGACTCTTCAGTTCGCCAGAAATACTGCCATCAACTACGGGCTTAGGGTAACGGTTTGCCCAATAAAAGATAACCAATGTACCAATGACTGGCACCTAGGCTTGGGGGTATTTACCGACTCGGGGACCAGCAACCAGCTCGATGGCACAGACAAATTGTTGATGCAAACAAGTTCATTTGATAGTGGTGACTTTGTCTACTACAACCGCGCGTCTGCTCGTTTTCAACCTGATGGGCTCGCATCAGGCAGCAACGGAACCTTAAGGTACTGCCCTGGCTCGGCCAACAGCCCTTATTCCAAAGCCGTTATCGTCAATCAAGCCGGTAGAATACGCTTTTCAAAAGAGAAAAATATCAGCTGCAACCAATAA
- a CDS encoding P-II family nitrogen regulator, with product MKKVEAIIKPFKLDDVRESLAEIGITGMTVSEVKGFGRQKGHTELYRGAEYMVDFLPKVKIELVIQDEQLDQALEVIVDTARTGKIGDGKIFVTEVERVIRIRTGEENEEAV from the coding sequence ATGAAGAAGGTCGAGGCCATTATTAAGCCGTTTAAGTTAGATGATGTACGCGAATCTCTGGCGGAGATCGGTATTACCGGCATGACGGTTTCTGAAGTCAAAGGTTTTGGACGCCAGAAAGGGCACACGGAGCTCTACCGCGGCGCCGAGTATATGGTGGATTTCCTGCCTAAAGTAAAAATTGAGCTGGTTATTCAAGATGAGCAGCTAGATCAGGCGCTCGAAGTCATCGTCGATACTGCGAGAACGGGTAAGATAGGTGACGGTAAGATATTTGTTACCGAAGTCGAACGCGTGATTCGAATTCGTACCGGCGAAGAGAACGAAGAGGCAGTTTAA
- a CDS encoding LacI family DNA-binding transcriptional regulator, translated as MKVTINDVAKYAGVSIKTVSRVTNNEPSVRQATIDKVNQAIAALNYQPNVAARNLAGTKSYVIAFVYDNPNAYYVIDMQNGILSSCKQRGYELLIHPCDAKSDNICQELVDMVRHARLSGLVLTPPLSEDPKVLAALDQINANYVRIIAGEEVSTTDGLSILVNDKHGAVSITQHLIDLGHKNIAFLSGDHQHESTKERLAGFKAALQSNHLSLDESNIINGQYSFESGVEGAKTLLAKANRPTAIVACNDEIAAGALFAARLAGVAIPDELSIVGFEDSPFSRQTWPKLTTVHQPNKLIAQTATELLIENQGNKQSETAHQVFIPEPVLRDSSASPKA; from the coding sequence ATGAAAGTCACCATTAATGACGTCGCCAAATATGCCGGCGTCTCCATAAAAACGGTTTCACGGGTCACAAATAACGAGCCTTCGGTTCGTCAGGCGACGATTGATAAAGTGAATCAGGCGATTGCCGCACTTAACTACCAGCCTAATGTCGCTGCCCGTAATCTAGCCGGCACAAAATCCTACGTGATCGCCTTTGTCTACGACAACCCTAATGCCTACTATGTCATTGATATGCAAAATGGTATTTTGTCATCTTGTAAGCAAAGAGGCTATGAGCTCCTCATCCATCCCTGCGATGCTAAGTCAGATAATATCTGCCAGGAGCTGGTCGATATGGTGCGCCATGCCAGGCTGTCAGGCTTGGTTTTAACCCCGCCGCTATCGGAAGACCCAAAAGTCTTGGCTGCCTTGGATCAGATTAATGCCAATTATGTACGCATTATTGCAGGGGAAGAGGTGAGCACAACCGATGGCTTATCGATCCTGGTCAACGATAAACATGGAGCGGTTTCCATCACCCAGCACCTTATCGATCTCGGCCATAAAAATATCGCCTTTCTGAGCGGTGACCATCAGCACGAATCCACCAAGGAACGTCTCGCCGGTTTTAAGGCCGCCCTGCAAAGCAATCACCTATCGCTTGACGAGTCCAACATCATCAATGGTCAGTATTCTTTTGAATCGGGTGTAGAAGGCGCTAAAACACTGCTGGCGAAAGCCAATCGGCCGACGGCCATAGTCGCCTGTAACGATGAAATTGCCGCGGGGGCTCTCTTCGCGGCTAGGTTAGCAGGGGTAGCAATACCCGACGAACTCTCTATCGTGGGTTTCGAGGACAGCCCCTTCTCTAGACAGACCTGGCCTAAGCTAACCACAGTCCATCAGCCAAATAAGTTGATAGCGCAGACGGCAACCGAGTTACTTATCGAGAATCAGGGCAACAAGCAGAGTGAGACGGCTCATCAGGTCTTCATTCCCGAGCCGGTACTAAGAGACTCATCGGCAAGCCCAAAGGCCTAG
- a CDS encoding TonB-dependent receptor, which produces MRPSTFKKSVLATNIALLLSGAVSVSALAAEADAEAVNTDNIEKIEVRGLRASMKASINAKRFSDAVVDAVTAEDIGKFPDGDVGESLGRIPGVTVNRQFGQGQQVSIRGASAQLTRTLLNGHSVASTGWFDQQAIDRSFNYSLLPPEMISGIEVYKSSQADITEGGIGGTVVVKTRKPLDLDANTLFLSAKGDYGTVSEATDPAVSGLYSWANEAETFGVLVSAAGSQTDYQRNGIETLLGWGEIVPTTFQQDRERTAYNIAAQYRPTDNLEFGLTVTSLDLKANNANTSIFLFPTQQGVSTCNKTNAAGVCTDITHTGEGGFAWAQTWAREAEMSSDTYDLDFKYEGEGFTLEGRVGNTKADGGTSLTSNYGNSIGQPGDFAGHYDATGEKIIIDIANKSFDAGDFNGQLETAGWALKKQPNTDEETYAQFDLTFLVDFGAITSIKAGVRYADHDVTQQTDAAIVGDIVAKDASEYYSGTISSGAGFTLPKPNFDAMIRDAKASVDGFTRDKSGYGTLNEKNLAAYAMANFEAEGIRGNFGLRFISTDIESDYYALSSSGQFADELSTDKSSYSDVLPSINVTFDLAPDLLLRTTAAQVMSRPNYADLFATSTLPGLNDGTPGNEKLNRGSVALEPFKATQADVSLEWYFGGEGLASLTYFIKDVSSFITTRQKLNQQIGIEDDNLRDQGYSACGVGVYDCWTVSEKYNANGGHIEGIELQLQDSFENGLGYSVNYTFADAGSPAENYPDKVGVFSDSSKHTVNLVGYYEMESFSARLAYNWRSEYMMRELPGFYGNRQHQDYGSLDLSMNYSVTDWMDLTFEAVNLTEEDSIQIGVSPVDNPDVIAEFKDNYPVWSFEGEARYKVGVALRF; this is translated from the coding sequence ATGCGACCATCTACTTTTAAGAAAAGTGTACTAGCTACAAATATTGCGCTGCTGCTGAGCGGTGCAGTGTCTGTTTCTGCTCTAGCGGCAGAGGCCGATGCAGAAGCGGTTAATACTGATAATATTGAAAAAATTGAAGTACGTGGTCTGCGTGCTTCGATGAAGGCGTCAATTAACGCCAAAAGATTTTCTGATGCCGTTGTCGATGCCGTTACAGCCGAAGACATTGGTAAATTCCCCGATGGCGACGTAGGTGAGTCACTGGGTCGTATTCCTGGTGTTACCGTTAACCGCCAGTTTGGTCAAGGCCAGCAGGTGTCGATTCGCGGCGCATCTGCTCAGCTAACCCGCACCCTGTTAAATGGTCACTCGGTTGCTTCGACCGGTTGGTTTGACCAACAGGCTATCGACCGTAGCTTTAACTATTCTCTGCTGCCACCCGAGATGATCAGTGGCATCGAAGTCTATAAGTCTTCTCAGGCCGACATCACAGAAGGTGGTATTGGTGGTACCGTGGTTGTTAAGACCCGTAAGCCGCTGGACTTAGATGCCAATACTCTATTCTTAAGCGCCAAGGGCGATTATGGTACTGTCTCTGAGGCGACAGATCCTGCTGTCTCTGGCTTGTATAGTTGGGCAAACGAGGCCGAAACCTTCGGTGTTCTGGTTTCTGCTGCGGGCTCTCAAACCGACTATCAGCGTAACGGTATCGAAACCTTGTTGGGTTGGGGCGAAATTGTGCCGACAACCTTCCAACAAGATCGTGAGCGTACCGCCTACAACATTGCCGCTCAGTATCGTCCAACCGACAACTTAGAGTTCGGCCTAACGGTTACTAGCCTGGATCTTAAGGCAAACAACGCCAACACCTCTATCTTCCTCTTCCCTACACAACAAGGCGTAAGCACTTGTAACAAAACCAATGCTGCGGGTGTTTGTACCGACATTACCCATACGGGCGAGGGTGGATTTGCCTGGGCACAGACTTGGGCTCGTGAAGCCGAGATGTCGTCAGATACCTATGACCTGGACTTCAAATATGAGGGTGAAGGTTTCACCCTTGAAGGCCGCGTCGGTAACACCAAGGCAGATGGTGGTACTAGCCTAACCTCTAACTATGGTAACTCTATCGGTCAGCCTGGTGACTTCGCCGGTCACTATGACGCTACCGGTGAAAAGATCATTATCGACATCGCTAACAAGTCTTTCGATGCGGGCGACTTTAACGGTCAGCTAGAAACTGCTGGTTGGGCACTGAAGAAGCAGCCTAACACCGACGAAGAGACCTATGCTCAGTTCGACCTGACCTTCCTGGTTGATTTCGGTGCCATCACCTCGATCAAAGCCGGTGTGCGCTATGCAGACCATGACGTGACACAGCAAACTGACGCGGCAATCGTGGGTGACATTGTGGCTAAAGATGCCTCTGAATACTACTCTGGCACCATCTCATCTGGCGCAGGTTTTACCCTGCCTAAGCCGAATTTCGATGCCATGATCCGTGACGCTAAAGCCTCAGTTGATGGCTTTACCCGCGATAAGTCTGGTTACGGTACCCTGAATGAGAAGAACCTGGCCGCCTACGCCATGGCTAACTTCGAGGCGGAAGGGATCCGCGGTAACTTTGGTTTACGTTTCATCTCGACTGATATCGAGTCTGATTACTATGCGCTGAGTTCAAGCGGTCAGTTCGCCGATGAGTTGAGCACAGACAAGTCGAGCTACAGTGACGTATTGCCAAGCATCAACGTGACGTTCGACTTAGCACCGGATCTCTTGCTACGTACCACGGCGGCTCAGGTGATGTCTCGTCCTAACTACGCAGACTTGTTTGCCACTTCGACTCTTCCTGGTCTGAACGATGGCACGCCAGGCAACGAAAAACTCAACCGCGGTTCTGTTGCCCTGGAGCCATTTAAGGCGACCCAGGCAGATGTGAGCCTAGAATGGTACTTCGGCGGTGAGGGTCTGGCTTCTTTGACCTACTTCATCAAAGACGTGAGCTCTTTCATTACCACTCGTCAGAAGCTAAACCAGCAGATTGGCATCGAAGACGATAACCTCAGAGATCAAGGCTACAGCGCCTGTGGTGTAGGCGTCTATGACTGCTGGACAGTCAGCGAGAAGTACAATGCTAACGGTGGTCATATAGAAGGAATTGAGTTACAGCTACAAGACTCGTTCGAAAACGGCCTGGGCTACTCGGTTAACTATACCTTCGCCGATGCAGGCTCTCCAGCCGAGAACTACCCAGATAAAGTGGGTGTATTCTCTGACTCTTCTAAGCACACGGTTAACCTTGTGGGCTACTATGAGATGGAAAGCTTCTCTGCGCGTCTGGCCTACAACTGGCGCAGCGAATACATGATGCGTGAGCTACCAGGTTTCTATGGTAACCGTCAGCACCAAGACTATGGCTCGCTGGATCTGAGCATGAACTACAGCGTGACCGATTGGATGGATCTGACCTTCGAAGCCGTTAACCTCACAGAGGAAGACAGCATTCAGATCGGTGTCTCGCCAGTCGACAATCCAGATGTGATCGCCGAGTTTAAAGATAACTACCCAGTATGGAGCTTCGAAGGCGAAGCGAGATACAAGGTGGGTGTCGCACTGCGATTCTAA